DNA sequence from the Anaerobacillus alkaliphilus genome:
TTCGTATCAACAACTGCACTTGCCGTGCGAACAATATACCATAAATAAACGTGAGCTAATGCACTCGCAATCCAAAGCCCCCAAAGTGGAAACCAAAACAATGCTTTTTTAGTCAGTAAGTTTTCGCGCTTTACTTTTAACCAACCAACAACGTCCTTATAATAAATCCCAATGTAAGCTCCGATAAAATAATATGAGAAGTACCAAATTGATAAGCTACCAGTTCGTGTATAGCCCAAATAGTAATGGTTGTATAGAACAAATCCCCACTGGATTAGAATCCCAAGCCAAATCAGATTGCGAGTCACCCAACGACTTTTTTGGCAAATATATAAGAAAAGTGGGAACAGAATGTAGAATTGAATACTAATATAAACAAAATACAGATGAGTATAAGCTCTTCCTTCTAGAATTCGTTGCGGTACATCTGTATATAGATATGACCAGTTTAACCAGCTGTTATTAACAATCAGTAGGATTGAATACAGCACCGAAAATAGTAGATAGGGAAGAATAATATAAAGCATCCTTCTTGAATAAAACGTTCTGATAAGCTTTTTATCAATCGGTCGATCAAAGTAATTGTAAAAAAGCACAATACTACTTAGGAAAATAAATGTCGGTGTTCCAAACTTAAAAAAGATATTTAAGAAATTATATAAAGGCCAGTATGTGGAACTCTGATTTAAGTTGAGAACTATAAATGACGTCGAGTGAACCATTATGACTCCGATAATCGCTAGTGTTCGGACCAAATAAAGCTCATCGATTGGCTCCTTTTTATTTATCATCAAAAAACTCCTTTACCTAGTTATTTCATCTCTATATCTATCCTTTTGGAAATAATTATCCACTATATATCATAACGCATTAGAGACGTTTGTCCATGCCAATTTCCAACAATTTTCCTAAAAATATCTTATAAACTTTTAAAATTCAACTGCATTCCTAGCAAAAATTTGGTAGAGTAATAGAGGTGAGCAAGTTTTAGTATAGGAGTTGATCGACTTGAGGTTCAGTCATAGAGGTTTAAAGAGATTGGCAATTATTGGTTTATGTACGATGTTAACGTTCTCTTCAATGGCTACAGTAGGAGCTACAACCATTTTAGGAGAGAAGAGATCTGAAGCTGGTTTTCATGTGTCACCTGGAGTTTTTTATACAAATCAAAAGTTCTCTACTGAGACATCAAACCAGAATGTAAATGTACTAGATGTAAATATCAATGATCCGTTTACGAGACTTAATTTAAATGTAACGTCACCAATTACAAGATTATCCACAACTGGTGTACAAGCTCTATTAAACAACCGAGTTGATCATCAAGTAGTCGGAGCAGTTAATGCATCCTTTAATGAAACAGGAACAGGTTTTTCATTACCTGCTAACTTAATTGCGTTGAATAATCAGATTTTACATTTTGGTATTTTATCGCCAGATGCTAACGGCCCAAATTTTCAAAGAAATGCCTTTGGAATAGCTAAAGACGGCAAGCCGTTGATTGACAACTATGAGCCAAACCTAAGAATGATACATAATGGAAATAGTCTTCGAATTCATTCCATTAATACACAAAGATTTAGTAATGAGCTTGTGCTTTTTACACCAACAAATCGAACAAAGACTGTCGGACAACAAACTAGTCAGTGGTCCACAGAAATTGTTGTTACGAATGCTTCAAAAAATATGAATCAACTTTCATTTGGAGACCGAGTGACTGGAACAGTTTCGCAGGTTGCTAGATTAGGAGAGCATGTCAATTCTGAGATCCCTGCTAACGGCTTTGTCCTTTCTGGAAATGGTGGAGCATTAGCAGGTTCATTAGCTAACGTCAAAGTTGGGGACCAAATTTCCATTGATATTGGCATTGATCCAAAATGGCAGGATGCAAGGTACATGATTGGGACAGGCCCAATTTTAGTTAGAGATGGAAAAGTAAATATAAATATGAGTCTTACAAGTTCGTTTGCAAGAGACCCACATCCGCGTACGGCAGTCGCCTACTCAAAGGATCGTGATAAAGTTTTTCTAGTAACAATTGACGGGCGTCAAAGTGGTTTTAGTAACGGAGTATCGCTACAACGACTTGCAGAATACCTCATTTCGTTAGGAGCAGATTATGCGATTAATCTAGACGGGGGCGGTTCAACCACAATGGTTGTTCGAAATCCAGGCTATGGTTTCCCTGCGCTCGTAAATAGTCCTTCTGATGGCAATCAAAGAGGTGTTTCATCAACTTTACAGGTAGTCGATACGAGAGCGCCGAAGAAAGTGACTGAACAAGCGATCATTGTTGATCCAATGACACGTGCTGCTGATTGGAAAATTGAGACAGCGCGAGCTACGGCATCGATTGCTATGAACACAGGGTCTGCACCAGCTCGTAATGGTGAACCCGCAGTAAGGTTGAACTATGACTTAACTGGTCCATCAGGAACAGCTGCAGCATATTTAGTCCGTAACCGTCCTATCCTTTTTGATGATCGTCCATTACAAGTAGGAGCTTGGGTATTTGGCGATGGTCGAGGTCATTGGCTTCGAGGAACGATTTTTGATGGACAAGGAAAGCAGCACAACATTGATTTTACAACACAAGCAGGAGTGACTTGGACGGGCTGGCGTTATGTAAGAGCGAATGTACCTAATGATCTACCTTTACCGATTTCACTAGAGAGAATGTATGTGGTGCAAACAGCTGACCAAAAGAAGAGTAAAGGAACACTTTACATTGATCAAATTCAGGCAATCTACCAAAGTAATTATCAAGTAGATCGATTTACGGATATGAAAACTGGTCACTGGGCACTTAGTGCGATTAGCATGTTAAATGATCGAAATGTTATTACTGGGATGTTTGATGGTTCGTTTCGACCAAATCAATCGATAACGAGAGAGCAAGCAGCAATTATGCTCGTTCGCGAGTTAGGCATAAAGCTTGATAATCGACCAGATCCGGGCTTTGCGGATGTAACTAAGTCGACACCTAATTACAATGTCATTGCTGCAGTAGCAGACGAAGGGTTGTTTACAGGGAAAACAGGTAATCGCTTTGAGCCTCGTGAGACATTAACTCGTGCGGAAATGGCCGTTATTTTACAGAGGGCTTATAAGTTAAATGGCGTTAGTGATGTGACATTTAAGGATGTTGCCAGCAAGCATTGGGCTAATGGAGCTATTCAAGCCCTTGCTGCAAATGATGTAACGAAAGGCTTCCCTGATGGCACGTTCAAACCGAGCAGCGATACAACAAGAGCTGAGTTTTCAGTGTTTTTATCAAGGTTAATAAAATAGCTCTTAAACTATTTCCATTAAATACGTACTAGTTTTTCATTTGATAGAAAAGTAAGATAATTATAAGTTAGTTTACTAGAGAAGGGGAGAGTACGAACCGTGAGGAAACCGTTTATCATAGTATTAACGCTACTCATGCTTTTCGCGTTAATACCAGCACCTAGTGTTGCCGCAGATGACTTAAAAGGCCATAATTTAGAAACAGAAATGAGAGCGGTAGTTGAACTTGGCATTATGAAAGGCTACCGTGAAGGCGTATTTGCACCGAATGATCCGATCACGAGAGGTCAATTTGCTACATTTGTAGCGAGGGCCTTAAAGTTACCAAGCCCACCTCCAACACAAGAGAACTTTGATGATGTTACTAGAGGTGTTGGACTTGCTGATGGAATTTACCGCTCAGCAGCAGCTGGTATTGTTAGTGGTTATCCAGGAAACGTATTTAAACCAGATCAAAGAATTACACGCGAACAAATGGCTGTTATGATTGATAGAGCACTAGCTTATAAGTCTATCAAACGTACAGCAGTATATTTACCATTTATAGATGTAGAGCAAATTGCACCATCATTTAGAGAAGCCGTTTCACATAATGTGTATTTTGGAATTATTAAAGGGAACCCCGTAGGGCAAGGCCAACTCCGTTTTGCCCCAAAAGAAGATGCAACAAGGGCACATGCTGCAGCATTCATTTACAGAATGTTGTACGTAATTAATAGCGGTGGCGAACAAGTAGTAAATTATCAAATTGCTACGATTAGTAATGGGCAGCTCTCTGTTGCACCAATTCAATACTTAAGCTATGCAGATGCATTAGCCAACCTAATTGATCCTAATTCACAGGTGATCGTTCTTGGTCAACAAGTTATCAAAATGAATAATGGGATCGTCGTAGCAGCGCCACCACCTGGGATTGCGACGTTGCAAATTTACGAAGAGACAATGAAAACTAACTTAACGTATGTTTCTCCTGGAACAGAGTTACGTTACCTTGGCTCTGATGATAAAAAGGTCAAAGTACAAATTGCCGATTCGAATACAGTTGGCTTTGTGAAGCAAAATGAAGTTTTACTAATTCCAACGCCAATTATTAAGCAACAGTCCTACTATGATGTGGTTAATGGCGAAATCCGCCATGTCATTTATGACCATCTCAAGAGAACAACTGGAGCATACATTTACGGACCAGCACCTAAACAAATGAGCCATGGAGAAACATACCGCAGCTGGAATGGTATCGATTTTGTAGGGATTAATAACAATAAAACGGTTACGTATACTCAATACTTTAATTACCTACCGTTACAAACGGTGTCAAACTATACAGCAGAAGAGCTAAATGCATATGTGGCTCATTTCCGACCTGACAGTCCACTTAAAGATCTTGGTCATGTGTTTATTCAGGCACAAGAGCTTTATGGAGTAAATGCGCTATACTTATTCTCGAAAGCAATTCATGAGAGTGACTGGGCGACAAGTAAGATTGCTCGCGAAAAGAATAACCTGTTTGGCTTAAATGCCACAGACAGTGACCCAGAAGGAAATGCAGATACATTCGTTTCTATGGAAGCTTGTATTTTGCATGCAGCAAGATTTTTATCAACAACTTACTTTTCAATTGGGAACTGGCGTTATAACGGTGCTGTGCTTGGAAATAAGAGCAAAGGCCTAAACGTTCGTTATGCATCAGATCCATATTGGGGACAAAAAATTGCCGGTCATATGAACCGAGTTGATAAGTTCCACAATCGTAAGGATTACAACAAGTATGTGATTGGAATTGTAACTTCGGATAATGTTAACGTAAGAACACAACCGGTGGTTAGCCCATCAACTGTTCAGTTTACACATCTGAAAGCCGGACGTTACGTGGCGATCTTGGAAGAGACAGTTCAACCAGATGGATTATGGTACAAGATCATCTCTGACCATGCTACATCGAAGGAAGGCTTTATTAATAGTAACTTTGTTCAGAAGCTTACGTTTGAGTAAGAATATACTAAGGGAAAAACCACCTTTTTGAAAGGTGGTTTTTTGCGTTGTGGAGAGTGTGCATTGGAGGGGGGATTATTTCCCAGGGAAATATTTGTTCGCTTAGCATAATAAAAATAAGTCTGGGCAACAAAAAAAGGATTAATTTGTTTGTTTTTAAGAGCGGATGATCGGCTGGTGAAAGTCCGCTTATAGGTTGGAAAGTGCGTTTCGCTCATAAAGTGCCGAGTTTGGACTGTAAATAGTCTAGTTTGGCTCGTAAAGTCTTGATTTTGGACTGTAAACTGCTCAGTTTCGCTCATAAGTTAATTTTTGCAGTATATGCTGTACGCCTTGGAGGGTGGAACATGTGCTTTATATTGGAGAAAACCACGTTCCGCTAATAAACCAATGATACTCGACAATAAACAGTTTAAATCGGACAATAAAACATCAATTTCCACTCATAAAACCTTAGATTTGGACAATAAAAAAATTCCTAGTCTCCGGCGTGCGATCCACATGGACAAAATAACAAAAGTCCACCTGAGCAAGACGTCTTTACCACTTAACTAATAAAACGCCTAAGTTAGACTAGATAAATCCCCAAAAAAGTTCAAACTTTCCCTCAGAGCCGAGCCCGCATCCCCTCAGAACAGACAAAAAAGCCCATGTCAGGAGCATCAATCGCCTGCATGGGCTCAAACTTTGATTATTTTAACTTTACCGAACGATTAATTACGGAAATTTTCTGGTCATCTAAGCTTCTCACAAGCCAGAACCCAACACCTTTTAGGTTATGACGCTTAGCCAAACCGATAACATTTGGTATAGATGAATTTGTTTCATGAACCAAATTCACGCCAAGAACTAGCTTTTCTTTAGGAACTTCTTTTAATGTTAACTGTATGCCCGCATCAATACTCTCAAGTGGCTCGGGACGCATGTGCCCAAATGGGTCACCTACTACACGCGGATGATAGTCATACGCCATTAAGAATACGAAATCAACGACGCGAGCTATCTTCCCATATTCATAACCACTAAACGCATTATTTGGCGGAACTAATGCTACGCTAAGCTTCAGACTATTCTTCTTAGCTTCTACTGATAATTTTTCAATGAATGCTGTAAATGCAC
Encoded proteins:
- a CDS encoding acyltransferase, with protein sequence MINKKEPIDELYLVRTLAIIGVIMVHSTSFIVLNLNQSSTYWPLYNFLNIFFKFGTPTFIFLSSIVLFYNYFDRPIDKKLIRTFYSRRMLYIILPYLLFSVLYSILLIVNNSWLNWSYLYTDVPQRILEGRAYTHLYFVYISIQFYILFPLFLYICQKSRWVTRNLIWLGILIQWGFVLYNHYYLGYTRTGSLSIWYFSYYFIGAYIGIYYKDVVGWLKVKRENLLTKKALFWFPLWGLWIASALAHVYLWYIVRTASAVVDTKIYTLLWNVHTLTTAIVLLQISYWIYAKWSPKIINTMIHLGVVSFGVYLFHPFILYYYRMIEFGGNPVVYHLSVVGGFLSALLGSWIVVGLTMRYLKWSWWIFGAIPRSMPYMKKREEVKKEVA
- a CDS encoding S-layer homology domain-containing protein, which gives rise to MRFSHRGLKRLAIIGLCTMLTFSSMATVGATTILGEKRSEAGFHVSPGVFYTNQKFSTETSNQNVNVLDVNINDPFTRLNLNVTSPITRLSTTGVQALLNNRVDHQVVGAVNASFNETGTGFSLPANLIALNNQILHFGILSPDANGPNFQRNAFGIAKDGKPLIDNYEPNLRMIHNGNSLRIHSINTQRFSNELVLFTPTNRTKTVGQQTSQWSTEIVVTNASKNMNQLSFGDRVTGTVSQVARLGEHVNSEIPANGFVLSGNGGALAGSLANVKVGDQISIDIGIDPKWQDARYMIGTGPILVRDGKVNINMSLTSSFARDPHPRTAVAYSKDRDKVFLVTIDGRQSGFSNGVSLQRLAEYLISLGADYAINLDGGGSTTMVVRNPGYGFPALVNSPSDGNQRGVSSTLQVVDTRAPKKVTEQAIIVDPMTRAADWKIETARATASIAMNTGSAPARNGEPAVRLNYDLTGPSGTAAAYLVRNRPILFDDRPLQVGAWVFGDGRGHWLRGTIFDGQGKQHNIDFTTQAGVTWTGWRYVRANVPNDLPLPISLERMYVVQTADQKKSKGTLYIDQIQAIYQSNYQVDRFTDMKTGHWALSAISMLNDRNVITGMFDGSFRPNQSITREQAAIMLVRELGIKLDNRPDPGFADVTKSTPNYNVIAAVADEGLFTGKTGNRFEPRETLTRAEMAVILQRAYKLNGVSDVTFKDVASKHWANGAIQALAANDVTKGFPDGTFKPSSDTTRAEFSVFLSRLIK
- a CDS encoding S-layer homology domain-containing protein, whose product is MRKPFIIVLTLLMLFALIPAPSVAADDLKGHNLETEMRAVVELGIMKGYREGVFAPNDPITRGQFATFVARALKLPSPPPTQENFDDVTRGVGLADGIYRSAAAGIVSGYPGNVFKPDQRITREQMAVMIDRALAYKSIKRTAVYLPFIDVEQIAPSFREAVSHNVYFGIIKGNPVGQGQLRFAPKEDATRAHAAAFIYRMLYVINSGGEQVVNYQIATISNGQLSVAPIQYLSYADALANLIDPNSQVIVLGQQVIKMNNGIVVAAPPPGIATLQIYEETMKTNLTYVSPGTELRYLGSDDKKVKVQIADSNTVGFVKQNEVLLIPTPIIKQQSYYDVVNGEIRHVIYDHLKRTTGAYIYGPAPKQMSHGETYRSWNGIDFVGINNNKTVTYTQYFNYLPLQTVSNYTAEELNAYVAHFRPDSPLKDLGHVFIQAQELYGVNALYLFSKAIHESDWATSKIAREKNNLFGLNATDSDPEGNADTFVSMEACILHAARFLSTTYFSIGNWRYNGAVLGNKSKGLNVRYASDPYWGQKIAGHMNRVDKFHNRKDYNKYVIGIVTSDNVNVRTQPVVSPSTVQFTHLKAGRYVAILEETVQPDGLWYKIISDHATSKEGFINSNFVQKLTFE